Proteins encoded together in one Spirochaeta isovalerica window:
- a CDS encoding EscU/YscU/HrcU family type III secretion system export apparatus switch protein, with translation MGVEKGAAALKWDREKDDAPRLIASGRGYLARKILDLAEEAGIPLVEQEPLTNILLSLPPGQEIPPELFALAAEVYVFLMELDSSFLYT, from the coding sequence GTGGGGGTAGAAAAAGGAGCGGCCGCTCTGAAATGGGACAGAGAAAAAGATGATGCGCCACGGCTTATCGCATCGGGACGGGGTTATCTGGCCCGAAAAATCCTCGATCTTGCCGAAGAGGCGGGTATTCCTCTGGTCGAACAGGAGCCTCTGACCAATATTCTGCTATCCCTTCCTCCGGGGCAGGAAATTCCTCCGGAACTCTTTGCACTTGCGGCAGAGGTCTATGTATTTCTTATGGAACTGGACAGCTCTTTTCTCTATACTTAA
- a CDS encoding flagellar hook-length control protein FliK, whose amino-acid sequence MKIENKKHVPRENGSGSGGKVRKTNSPSPSRVSGEKAVRSGQAIDDLGNLIGKLKKLLSLSKGFAGREIRGAPALISLLSLLESAEPVPGSGDLKLAERFVSLWIEQHGAELPAGTAKGLSELESVLRNLNWSEEPFYIVTDPENNSDDRHWRMTVGRKESDVPDMVEDKEAFSCRIDFSSPRLGDVSVILQDGAVKRSCAFVSADERVRALLKKSIRSLRAQLERHGMEVPRISVITDQARKKNIAGENRKRGIDLWG is encoded by the coding sequence ATGAAAATAGAGAATAAAAAACATGTACCACGGGAGAATGGAAGCGGTTCCGGCGGGAAGGTCCGGAAAACTAATTCACCTTCTCCCTCAAGGGTCTCTGGAGAGAAGGCAGTCCGTTCCGGTCAGGCCATTGATGATTTAGGAAATTTGATCGGAAAGCTGAAAAAACTCTTATCTTTGTCAAAAGGATTTGCGGGAAGAGAGATCCGCGGTGCACCTGCCCTGATTTCGCTTCTCTCTCTGCTCGAGTCTGCTGAGCCTGTTCCGGGTAGCGGCGACTTGAAACTGGCAGAGAGGTTTGTTTCTCTCTGGATTGAGCAGCATGGAGCTGAGTTACCGGCCGGAACCGCAAAAGGACTGTCGGAACTGGAGTCGGTTCTGCGCAATTTGAATTGGAGTGAAGAGCCGTTCTATATTGTTACGGATCCGGAGAATAATAGCGATGACCGGCATTGGCGCATGACTGTGGGCCGTAAAGAATCAGATGTGCCGGATATGGTTGAAGATAAAGAGGCTTTTTCCTGCCGGATCGATTTTTCATCTCCTCGGCTGGGTGATGTTTCAGTCATTCTTCAGGACGGAGCGGTGAAGCGCAGCTGCGCTTTTGTTTCTGCAGATGAAAGAGTGAGAGCCTTGCTGAAAAAATCTATCAGATCCTTAAGAGCGCAGCTCGAGAGACACGGCATGGAAGTACCCCGGATTTCTGTCATAACGGACCAGGCCCGAAAGAAGAACATTGCCGGTGAAAACAGGAAAAGGGGGATTGACCTGTGGGGGTAG